The region TGACGTGCCTGAACTGGGCTATTTCACGACCGACAAGCCCTATCCGCGCGGCGAGCTCTACGTGAAGACCAGCAAGATGTTCCAGGGCTATTTCAAACGCCCCGAAGCGACCGCCGCTGTTTTTTCGGAGGATAACTTCCTCAAGACCGGCGACATAATGGAACAGCGCGGGCCTGATCATCTGGTGTGGGTCGACCGGCGTGGCAACGTCATCAAGCTGAGCCAGGCCGAATTTGTTGCGGTTGGGCCGCTGGAAACGACCTATCTGGGCAACAGCTCCCTCATCGAGCAAATTTTCGTCTACGGCAGCTCATACCGCTCCTATCTTCTTGCAGTGGTCGTGCCCGATCTCAGTGTCGCGCGCGCAATGTTGGGGCATGATCCGAACGAGGCGGAACTGCGCGAGCTGATCCTGTCTGAATTCAAGACAGTTGCACGAAAGGCCGAACTCAAGAATTTCGAGATTCCCCGCGACGTTCTCATCGAACATGAGCGGTTCACCTATGAAAATGGATTGTTGTCGAGCGCGCGCAAGCCGCTTCGTCCCAATATCAAGCGCAAATATGTCGATCAGCTGGAATCCATGTATGAGGAAATGGACAAGCAGCAGCAGGTCGAACTCGCCCGCCTGCGCGCCAGCGCCGACGGTACGACGGCGGAGCGTGTCGCCGGCGCCTTCAAGGCCAATCTGGGCCTGCCCCAGGTAGACGCCGATAATCCGCGCAGCTACGGCGATCTTGGCGGTGACTCGCTGGGTGCGGTGGGCCTTTCGCTGCTTTTCGAAGAAATGTTCGGCGTTACTGTTCCCGTCAGTGCAATCCTTCACCCGGCCGCGACGGTGCAATGGCTCGCCGAGCATGTCGACCGTGCCCAATCGGGTGAGACGGTGCGCATGTCGGACGTGCATCCCGACCCCGACCTGCTCCGGCCCAGCGACCTTAAGCTCTACAAGATGATCGACGAGGCCCTGCTGACCGATGCGTCGCACGCCGCACCGCCAGCCGCAGAGGCAAAAAATGTCCTCGTCACGGGCGCCAACGGCTTTCTTGGCCGCTTCCTGTGCCTTGAATGGCTGGAACATGTCGCGCCGCGCGGCGGCACCGTCTATTGCCTGGCACGGGGAAAGACCGAGGCGGAAGCCAGAGCGCGGCTCGAAGCGGCGTTCGACAGAGGCGATGCCGCGCTACTGGCCCGGTTCCGGCAGCTTGCGGATCGGCACCTGCGCGTGCTGTGCGGCGATCTTGCCGAAAAGCGGTTTGGCCTGGACAGCGAGACCTATGACATGCTGACGCGCGAGCTGGATCAGATCGTCCACTCCGCGGCCTTGGTGAACCATCGCCTGTCTTACGCCAATCTTTTCGCGCCCAACGTTCTGGGTACGGCCGAACTGATCGCGCTGGCGCTGACGTCCAAGCTCAAGCGGTTCGATTATATTTCGACCGTTGGTGTTCCGGCGCTTCTGCCTTCGCTCACCGGCGCGCCCGAGGCGACCGATGTGCGCGACGTGCCCGATCCGGTTCGGCTGAGCGATGGATATGCGAACGGATATGCCGCAAGCAAGTGGGCAGGCGAAGTGCTGCTGCGCGAAGCCAATGAGCTGTTCGGGTTGCCGGTCAATATATTCCGCCCGAACATGATCCTGCCGCATCGTAACTATTCCGGTCAATATAATGAGACGGACATGATCACCCGGCTGCTCTTCAGCCTGGTCAAGACGGGTCTGGCGCCCAAATCCTTCTATGCGCTGGACGCCAACGGCAATCGGCCTCGCGCCCATTATGATGGTCTGCCGGTCGACTTCCTGGCGGCGATGATCCGGGAGGTTGGCGCGGAGCCCTATACCGGCTTCCAGAGCTTCAACATGGTCAACGACCATGATGATGGCTATTCGCTCGACTCCTTTGCGGACTGGATTGAAAGCGCCGGCTATCGCGTCGATCATATCGCCGATCATAGCGCCTGGGCAGAACGGTTCGAGGGCAAGCTCCGCAATTTGTCGGAAGAGGATCGGCAGAATAGCTCGATCAACATTCTGGCGCATTTCGCCCAGCCCCACGAAGCAAGGGAAAGCCCGCTGGACAGCAGCGACTTTGCAAAGCGCGTCAAGTCGCTGAAGGTCGGCCCGGTCATGCCCCACCTTGATGAGGCCTATATCCACAAATATCTGGCTGACATGCAGAAACGCGGCCTGATCGCCGAGCCCGAGGCAGTGGCGGCCTAAAGACCGAAGAAGAAAGGGGCGATGGCACAGACCATCGCCCCTTCGCCTTGCCGCCGGGAAACACGCTGTCGCGTCGGCCGCGGGTTTCTTGGTCGTACCGTGACTTCTTGCGCAGAAGCGGCTCCCGCTTCTGCGCGCAATGCTCAGATTAGTTCAGCGATTGCTCGTCATGATTACGCCTTTGAATGAAGGCGCGGGGGGAAACGCCCCAGTGGCGCTTGAACGCGCGCGCGAAGGAGCTTTCAATTTCATAGCCCACCCTCTTGCCGACTTCCTGCATGGATAGCGACTGGTCGAGCAGCAGCTTTGCAGCGCGTTTCATCCTTTCTCGGGTGAGGAAACCGATCGGTGCCTCGCCCACCAGTTCCTGAAACGCCGCGGCGAAGGCTGAACGGGACAGGCCGACATAGCGCGCCATTCGTTCCACGCTCCAGTCATGTTCTGGTCGCGCGCAGACTTCACGCATGATGGCGGTCATGCGGCGACGGTTGGGACTGCGAACGTCGCGATATTCCCGGCCGCCCCAGATCTTGGTCGTGTAGCAGCGCAGCGCCTGGCATAATTCCATGTTCGCGAAGGAATAGGCCAGCGCATAACCCCCAATACCGCGCAGTTCCGCGTGTAGCAGTTCGGGATCGAAGGGGAAGGCGCGCAATTCGATGTCGCCGTCGTCGCCGATCTTGCTCGTTCCGGAGCGTAGCGCGACCAGCTTGGGCATCGCGCGATTGGAATAGGCAGTCCGCCCCACATAGGACAGTTCCAGGAAGCACTGCATGACCACCGCCTGGGCGGGGCCTTCGCCGAAGCGGACAGTTTCGAGCGATTCAGGTGGGCGAAGAGGTATGGGGGGCGTCGCCAGCCTAGCAGACGCTTTGCCATTACCCAGCCTGTGCTCATCGCCGTAGAAGATGAGGCCCACGTCCCCCGCCTCCAGCCGGGCCAACCGCCGGCCCGACTGTATCACCACCTCTCCTTCCAGCACGGCGTAAATGACGGGCTTTGCACTGGCCGAAATGGAGATCACGTCGTCGGGCGTGAACTGCACGATCCGGCCATAGCCATTTTCGGCCCTCAGATCCTGCATGATCAGTTCGGAAAAGGATCCGTCGGCGGGGCCGGGAACGGGTGGGGAGGTTGAGGGGAGCGCAGCGGGAATATGCTCTGCAAATCCGCTTGGCATAGTTTGACTGCTGTGCGTCATTTCCTTGATCATCAGCCCCG is a window of Sphingobium sp. MI1205 DNA encoding:
- a CDS encoding helix-turn-helix transcriptional regulator, with amino-acid sequence MPSGFAEHIPAALPSTSPPVPGPADGSFSELIMQDLRAENGYGRIVQFTPDDVISISASAKPVIYAVLEGEVVIQSGRRLARLEAGDVGLIFYGDEHRLGNGKASARLATPPIPLRPPESLETVRFGEGPAQAVVMQCFLELSYVGRTAYSNRAMPKLVALRSGTSKIGDDGDIELRAFPFDPELLHAELRGIGGYALAYSFANMELCQALRCYTTKIWGGREYRDVRSPNRRRMTAIMREVCARPEHDWSVERMARYVGLSRSAFAAAFQELVGEAPIGFLTRERMKRAAKLLLDQSLSMQEVGKRVGYEIESSFARAFKRHWGVSPRAFIQRRNHDEQSLN
- the car gene encoding carboxylic acid reductase, producing MATEFDQSHLVEKAVARVQQMSISDPEMAARIPDPKVTEAIKDPALSYRQIIATVLEGYADRPAFGSRHYTLEQDAAGRTVRRYDMRFDTISYGELRRQVEGIANLWKHHPDHRAAPGDKISFIAFTGAEMAAVDLACNYAQTVSVPLQANLPAPDMRQILTDVAPTVLAASIDNLELAVGYAIDQDTIRSLIVLDADERVDDDRDAIAAARATLAKAGGRVALITFDAAVDYGSIHEFQPLAETTPDHVSMIMYTSGSTGKPKGAIIHDAISSQFWNETIPAYRPTVQVAYAPMNHFMGRTMVHSTLAQGGTANFTLRSDMSTLFDDFRITRPTMILFIPRVCELIYQHYQSEVQRRVTLGEKEAMADAAVRQEMRASYLGDRLCGGGVGSSPTAPEVRRFIAECWEMPLVEGYGQTEAGAAAMTSENRLTSNMITEFKLVDVPELGYFTTDKPYPRGELYVKTSKMFQGYFKRPEATAAVFSEDNFLKTGDIMEQRGPDHLVWVDRRGNVIKLSQAEFVAVGPLETTYLGNSSLIEQIFVYGSSYRSYLLAVVVPDLSVARAMLGHDPNEAELRELILSEFKTVARKAELKNFEIPRDVLIEHERFTYENGLLSSARKPLRPNIKRKYVDQLESMYEEMDKQQQVELARLRASADGTTAERVAGAFKANLGLPQVDADNPRSYGDLGGDSLGAVGLSLLFEEMFGVTVPVSAILHPAATVQWLAEHVDRAQSGETVRMSDVHPDPDLLRPSDLKLYKMIDEALLTDASHAAPPAAEAKNVLVTGANGFLGRFLCLEWLEHVAPRGGTVYCLARGKTEAEARARLEAAFDRGDAALLARFRQLADRHLRVLCGDLAEKRFGLDSETYDMLTRELDQIVHSAALVNHRLSYANLFAPNVLGTAELIALALTSKLKRFDYISTVGVPALLPSLTGAPEATDVRDVPDPVRLSDGYANGYAASKWAGEVLLREANELFGLPVNIFRPNMILPHRNYSGQYNETDMITRLLFSLVKTGLAPKSFYALDANGNRPRAHYDGLPVDFLAAMIREVGAEPYTGFQSFNMVNDHDDGYSLDSFADWIESAGYRVDHIADHSAWAERFEGKLRNLSEEDRQNSSINILAHFAQPHEARESPLDSSDFAKRVKSLKVGPVMPHLDEAYIHKYLADMQKRGLIAEPEAVAA